The proteins below come from a single Streptococcus canis genomic window:
- a CDS encoding deoxynucleoside kinase: MLIVLAGTIGAGKSSLAAALGEHLGTEVFYEAVDNNPVLDLYYQDPKKYAFLLQIFFLNKRFKSIKEAYQADNNILDRSIFEDELFLKLNYKNGNVTKTELEIYQELLANMLEELEGMPKKRPDLLIYIDVSFDKMLERIEKRGRSFEQVDDNPDLEYYYHQVHGEYPTWYEDYKISPKMKIDGNSLDFVQNPDDLATVLQLVDDKLKALGLL; this comes from the coding sequence ATGTTGATTGTACTAGCAGGAACAATTGGTGCTGGCAAGAGTTCTCTTGCTGCGGCACTTGGAGAGCATTTGGGGACTGAAGTCTTTTACGAAGCGGTTGACAACAATCCCGTACTTGACCTTTATTACCAAGACCCTAAAAAATACGCCTTTTTACTTCAAATTTTCTTTTTAAATAAACGGTTTAAATCCATCAAAGAGGCTTATCAGGCTGACAATAATATCCTCGACCGTTCCATTTTTGAAGACGAACTCTTTTTAAAACTCAACTACAAAAATGGGAATGTCACTAAGACAGAACTCGAAATCTACCAAGAATTACTCGCAAATATGCTTGAGGAGCTAGAGGGCATGCCTAAGAAACGCCCTGACCTTCTCATTTATATTGATGTATCCTTTGATAAAATGCTTGAACGCATTGAAAAACGCGGCCGAAGTTTTGAACAGGTTGATGATAATCCTGACTTAGAATACTACTACCATCAAGTACATGGTGAATACCCAACCTGGTACGAAGACTACAAGATCTCTCCCAAAATGAAAATTGATGGCAACTCTCTTGACTTCGTTCAAAATCCAGATGACTTAGCAACCGTGTTACAACTGGTTGATGATAAACTCAAAGCCTTAGGTTTGTTGTAG
- the tnpA gene encoding IS200/IS605 family transposase translates to MAKTSYSLSHTKWMCKYHIVFTPKYRRKSIYYTIRKDLIEIFRHLCQYKGVEIIEGHMMPDHVHMLVLIPPKVAISDFMGYLKSKSALMIFDKHAKLKYKYGNRKFWARGYYVSTVGLNEKTVAKYIREQERNDISLDKLSVKEYEDPFSDGGFRTR, encoded by the coding sequence ATGGCTAAAACCAGTTACAGTCTATCACATACCAAGTGGATGTGCAAATATCATATTGTCTTTACACCAAAGTATCGTCGAAAATCTATCTACTACACAATAAGAAAAGATTTAATTGAGATTTTTCGACATCTATGTCAGTATAAAGGCGTGGAGATAATTGAAGGACACATGATGCCAGATCATGTTCATATGTTAGTGTTAATACCACCAAAAGTTGCGATTTCCGATTTTATGGGCTATCTGAAGAGTAAGAGTGCTCTTATGATATTTGATAAACATGCGAAATTAAAGTATAAATACGGAAATCGCAAGTTTTGGGCGAGGGGATACTACGTCAGTACAGTTGGATTGAACGAAAAAACGGTAGCGAAATACATACGTGAGCAAGAGAGGAATGACATATCTCTTGATAAATTGAGTGTAAAAGAATACGAAGATCCGTTTTCAGATGGTGGATTTAGAACACGATAA
- a CDS encoding single-stranded DNA-binding protein has protein sequence MYNKVIMIGRLVAKPELVKTATDKHVARLSLAVNRRFKNASGEREADFISVVVWGKLAETLVSYASKGSLMSIDGELRTRKYDKDGQVHYVTEVLCQSFQLLESRAQRAMRENNVASDLVDLVLEEEDLPF, from the coding sequence ATGTATAATAAAGTAATCATGATTGGTCGTTTGGTGGCTAAACCTGAATTGGTAAAAACAGCTACGGATAAGCATGTGGCGCGTCTATCTTTGGCTGTTAATCGGAGGTTCAAGAATGCTTCAGGAGAGCGAGAAGCTGATTTTATTTCTGTTGTTGTCTGGGGAAAGTTGGCAGAAACTCTGGTTTCTTATGCCAGTAAAGGTAGTTTGATGTCTATTGATGGCGAGCTTAGAACCCGCAAATATGATAAAGATGGGCAAGTGCATTATGTGACGGAAGTGCTATGTCAGTCCTTTCAGTTATTAGAAAGTCGTGCTCAGCGTGCAATGCGAGAAAATAATGTGGCCAGTGACTTGGTGGATTTGGTCTTGGAAGAGGAGGACTTGCCTTTTTAA
- the ytpR gene encoding YtpR family tRNA-binding protein: protein MIFAYNKEQVGDVLMVIFQDTKDIKRQVERRGKVARVFAEESGKTLAWNIFEASSLIAVEGNGQVFLTDEDVATLNAELAKEGFSEKLENTAPPVFVVGQIIEMVAHPDSDHLNICQVAIGENKTVQIVAGAPNAALGLKTIVALPGAMMPNGSLIFSGQLRGEESYGMMCSPRELALPNAPQKRGIIELDESAVVGEAFDPATHWKG, encoded by the coding sequence ATGATTTTTGCATATAATAAAGAACAAGTTGGGGACGTGTTGATGGTTATCTTCCAAGATACCAAAGATATTAAGCGTCAAGTGGAGCGTCGAGGAAAAGTTGCCCGTGTTTTTGCAGAAGAAAGTGGTAAGACCCTTGCTTGGAATATCTTTGAAGCATCAAGCCTGATTGCTGTTGAGGGCAATGGACAGGTCTTTTTGACAGATGAGGACGTTGCAACACTAAATGCTGAACTTGCTAAAGAAGGCTTTTCAGAAAAACTGGAGAATACTGCGCCCCCTGTTTTTGTGGTTGGTCAAATCATTGAGATGGTAGCTCATCCAGATAGCGATCACCTTAATATTTGTCAAGTAGCTATTGGTGAGAATAAAACAGTTCAAATCGTAGCTGGGGCACCAAATGCTGCATTGGGCTTAAAAACGATTGTTGCCCTACCAGGTGCCATGATGCCAAATGGTAGCCTCATCTTCTCAGGTCAACTGCGTGGCGAAGAGAGTTATGGCATGATGTGCTCTCCACGTGAGTTAGCCTTGCCAAATGCACCGCAAAAACGTGGTATTATTGAGCTTGATGAGTCAGCTGTAGTAGGAGAAGCTTTTGACCCGGCTACACATTGGAAAGGTTAG
- a CDS encoding thioredoxin family protein, translating to MITPTTYEELAALIENEDKLVLFFTADWCPDCQFIYPVMPDIEAEHASMTFVRVNRDQFIEVAQEWNIFGIPSFVVIESGQEVGRLVNKLRKTKAEINSFLADHH from the coding sequence ATGATTACACCAACAACTTACGAGGAGCTAGCAGCTCTTATTGAAAATGAAGATAAGCTCGTTTTGTTTTTCACAGCTGACTGGTGTCCAGATTGTCAATTTATCTACCCTGTAATGCCAGACATTGAAGCAGAGCATGCGAGTATGACCTTTGTCCGTGTGAATCGCGACCAATTTATCGAAGTGGCACAAGAATGGAATATTTTTGGGATTCCTAGTTTTGTGGTGATTGAAAGTGGTCAAGAAGTGGGTCGTTTGGTTAACAAATTGAGAAAAACGAAGGCTGAAATCAACAGTTTTTTAGCTGACCATCATTAA
- a CDS encoding DUF4651 domain-containing protein — MSKKKIGIISGLLGAGLVIGLGIMINDYYQEKERQQVTRDLRAFFSKLGQIDVLYVTTVKNSSEPISGGVVMTGGKQYLYTYHNGHISFEEE; from the coding sequence ATGAGTAAAAAGAAAATAGGTATTATTTCAGGATTACTTGGAGCAGGCTTGGTTATCGGTCTCGGAATAATGATAAATGATTATTATCAGGAGAAAGAACGTCAACAAGTAACAAGAGACTTACGTGCTTTTTTTTCAAAACTGGGGCAAATTGACGTTTTATATGTGACTACTGTAAAGAATAGTTCTGAGCCGATTTCGGGTGGTGTTGTCATGACAGGTGGCAAACAGTATCTGTACACCTATCATAATGGGCATATTAGCTTTGAGGAGGAATAG
- the pepA gene encoding glutamyl aminopeptidase: MTDLFSKIKEVTELDGIAGYEHSVRDYLRTKITPLVDRVETDGLGGIFGIRDSKAEQAPRILVAAHMDEVGFMVSDVKADGTLRVVGIGGWNPLVVSSQRFTLYTRTGQAIPLISGSVPPHFLRGANGSASLPNIEDIVFDGGFTDKAEAESFGITPGDIIVPQSETILTANQKNIISKAWDNRYGVLMVTEMLETLKGQDLNNTLIAGANVQEEVGLRGAHVSTTKFNPELFFAVDCSPAGDIYGNPGTIGDGTLLRFYDPGHVMLKDMRDFLLTTAEEAGVNFQYYCGKGGTDAGAAHLQNDGVPSTTIGVCARYIHSHQTLYAMDDFVEAQAFLQAIVKKLDRSTVDLIKHY; this comes from the coding sequence ATGACAGATTTATTTTCAAAAATCAAAGAAGTAACTGAACTGGATGGTATTGCTGGCTACGAACATAGTGTCCGTGATTACCTCCGCACCAAAATAACCCCACTGGTTGACCGTGTTGAAACAGATGGGCTTGGTGGGATTTTTGGTATTAGAGACAGTAAAGCTGAGCAAGCACCTCGTATTTTAGTAGCTGCGCACATGGACGAAGTTGGGTTTATGGTGAGCGATGTCAAAGCTGACGGAACCCTGCGCGTGGTTGGTATCGGTGGCTGGAACCCACTTGTTGTCAGCTCACAACGGTTTACTCTTTACACACGCACTGGTCAAGCTATTCCCCTTATTTCAGGATCAGTACCACCTCATTTTTTACGTGGGGCAAATGGCTCTGCTAGCCTACCTAACATTGAAGATATTGTGTTTGATGGTGGCTTTACAGATAAGGCAGAAGCTGAAAGCTTTGGCATTACACCGGGAGATATTATTGTCCCTCAATCTGAAACTATCCTAACAGCCAATCAAAAAAATATCATTTCAAAAGCTTGGGATAATCGCTATGGCGTTCTCATGGTAACAGAAATGCTTGAAACTCTGAAAGGACAAGACCTTAACAACACCCTAATTGCAGGTGCTAACGTTCAAGAAGAAGTTGGTCTGCGCGGAGCCCACGTCTCAACCACCAAGTTCAACCCTGAACTCTTTTTTGCAGTAGATTGTTCGCCTGCTGGCGATATTTATGGCAATCCTGGGACAATCGGAGATGGCACCTTGTTGCGTTTCTACGACCCAGGCCATGTCATGCTCAAAGATATGCGTGATTTCTTACTCACAACGGCTGAGGAAGCTGGTGTCAATTTCCAATACTATTGTGGCAAGGGAGGCACAGATGCAGGTGCTGCACACCTTCAAAATGATGGTGTTCCATCAACAACTATTGGGGTTTGTGCACGCTATATTCACTCTCACCAAACCCTCTACGCCATGGACGATTTCGTAGAAGCCCAAGCCTTCTTACAAGCCATTGTCAAAAAACTGGATCGCTCAACCGTTGACTTGATTAAACATTACTAA
- the proC gene encoding pyrroline-5-carboxylate reductase, with protein MKIGIIGVGKMASAIIKGLKQTPHELIISGSSLERSKELAEQLTLPYAMSHQDLIDQVDLVILGIKPQLFEMVLKPLHFKQPVISMAAGISLQRLATLVGEDLPLLRIMPNMNAQILQSSTALTGNALVSQELQERVRDLTDSFGSTFVISEKDFDTFTALAGSSPAYIYLFIEALAKAGVKNGIPKAKALEIVTQTVLASANNLLASSQSPHDFIDAICSPGGTTIAGLLELERLGLTATVSSAIDKTIDKAKQLQK; from the coding sequence ATGAAAATTGGAATTATTGGTGTTGGCAAAATGGCTAGCGCTATCATCAAAGGCCTTAAACAAACGCCCCATGAACTTATCATTTCAGGATCATCTTTAGAACGGTCTAAGGAACTTGCTGAGCAATTAACACTGCCTTATGCCATGTCCCATCAAGACCTTATTGACCAAGTTGACCTTGTTATTTTAGGCATCAAGCCTCAATTATTTGAAATGGTCCTCAAACCACTTCACTTCAAACAACCTGTTATATCTATGGCAGCAGGCATTTCTCTCCAAAGACTGGCAACATTAGTAGGAGAAGACCTCCCTTTGCTACGTATCATGCCAAACATGAACGCACAGATTCTCCAAAGCAGCACCGCTTTAACTGGAAACGCTTTGGTGTCTCAGGAATTACAAGAACGTGTTCGAGACTTAACAGATAGCTTTGGCAGCACTTTTGTTATCAGTGAAAAGGATTTTGACACCTTTACCGCTTTAGCAGGGTCAAGTCCCGCCTATATTTACCTCTTTATTGAGGCCTTGGCTAAGGCTGGTGTCAAGAATGGCATTCCTAAAGCAAAGGCGTTGGAGATTGTTACCCAGACAGTCTTGGCAAGCGCCAACAATCTCTTAGCCAGCTCTCAAAGTCCTCACGACTTTATCGATGCCATCTGCAGTCCTGGTGGAACAACTATTGCTGGGCTATTAGAATTAGAACGCCTTGGCCTCACAGCTACTGTCAGCTCTGCCATTGACAAAACCATTGATAAGGCTAAACAGTTACAAAAATAG
- a CDS encoding helix-turn-helix transcriptional regulator, whose amino-acid sequence MDNRIQELRKARHISQAELADAMNVTRQTIISLEKGRYNASLELAYKLAIFFQLSIEEIFLFDLNQDD is encoded by the coding sequence ATGGATAATCGTATTCAGGAACTCCGTAAGGCTAGACATATTAGCCAGGCAGAACTTGCTGATGCTATGAATGTCACGAGACAGACCATTATTTCTTTAGAAAAAGGTCGTTATAATGCTTCGCTTGAATTAGCCTACAAACTTGCTATTTTTTTTCAACTAAGTATTGAAGAGATTTTCTTGTTTGATCTTAATCAAGACGATTAG
- a CDS encoding acetate kinase, which yields MSKTIAINAGSSSLKWQLYQMPEEEVLAQGIIERIGLKDSISTVKYDGKKEEQILDIHDHTEAVKILLNDLIHFGIIAAYDEITGVGHRIVAGGEYFKESVVVDDTVVEQVEELSALAPLHNPGAAAGIRAFRDILPDITSVCVFDTSFHTSMQKHTYLYPIPQKYYTDYKVRKYGAHGTSHKYVAQEAAKMLGRPLEELKLITAHIGNGVSITANYHGQSVDTSMGFTPLAGPMMGTRSGDIDPAIIPYLIEQDPELKDAADVVNMLNKTSGLGGVSGISSDMRDIEAGLQEKDPDAVLAYNIFIDRIKKFIGQYFAVLNGADALVFTAGMGENAPLMRQDVIGGLSWFGMEIDPEKNVFGYRGDISTPESKVKVLVISTDEELCIARDVERLKNTK from the coding sequence ATGTCAAAGACAATTGCAATTAATGCAGGTAGTTCCAGTTTAAAATGGCAACTTTATCAGATGCCAGAAGAAGAAGTGTTAGCACAAGGGATTATTGAGCGTATCGGTCTCAAGGATTCTATTTCAACAGTTAAGTACGATGGCAAAAAAGAAGAGCAAATTCTTGATATTCACGACCATACAGAAGCTGTTAAAATCTTGTTGAATGATTTGATTCACTTTGGAATCATTGCAGCCTATGATGAAATCACAGGTGTTGGGCACCGTATCGTTGCGGGTGGCGAATACTTTAAAGAATCTGTTGTCGTGGACGACACGGTTGTTGAGCAGGTTGAAGAATTGTCAGCTTTAGCACCGCTTCACAATCCTGGAGCAGCAGCAGGTATTCGTGCTTTCCGTGATATTTTGCCAGATATTACTAGTGTTTGTGTGTTTGACACATCATTTCACACAAGCATGCAAAAACATACTTATCTTTACCCAATTCCTCAAAAATATTACACTGACTATAAGGTTCGTAAATATGGGGCACACGGAACAAGTCATAAGTATGTGGCGCAAGAAGCTGCTAAAATGCTAGGTCGTCCATTAGAAGAGTTGAAACTAATCACTGCTCATATCGGAAATGGTGTGTCAATTACAGCCAACTACCATGGACAATCCGTTGACACTTCAATGGGATTCACACCACTTGCTGGTCCTATGATGGGAACACGTTCTGGTGACATTGACCCAGCTATTATTCCTTATTTAATTGAGCAAGACCCAGAGCTAAAAGACGCTGCTGATGTTGTGAATATGTTAAACAAGACATCAGGTCTTGGTGGGGTGTCAGGCATTTCTAGTGATATGCGTGATATTGAAGCTGGTTTGCAAGAGAAAGATCCAGATGCCGTTTTAGCTTACAATATCTTCATTGATCGTATTAAAAAATTCATTGGTCAATATTTCGCTGTTTTGAATGGAGCAGATGCTTTGGTCTTCACCGCTGGTATGGGTGAAAATGCACCATTGATGCGCCAAGATGTTATCGGTGGCTTGTCATGGTTTGGCATGGAAATTGACCCTGAGAAAAATGTTTTCGGATACCGTGGTGATATTTCAACACCTGAGTCAAAAGTGAAGGTTCTTGTTATCTCAACAGATGAAGAATTATGCATTGCGCGTGATGTTGAACGCTTAAAAAATACAAAATAA
- a CDS encoding class I SAM-dependent methyltransferase, which produces MNFEKIEEAYQLLLENSQLIENDLKTHIYDAIVEQNSFYLGAEGASPQVAQNIDKLKALCLTKEEWRRAYQFIFIKAAQTEQLQANHQFTPDTIGFILLYLLEQLSDKDSLEVLEIGSGTGNLAQTLLNNTSKSLDYVGIELDDLLIDLSASIAEVMDSSAHFIQEDAVRPQLLKESDVVISDLPVGYYPNDAIAKRYKVASSDEHTYAHHLLMEQSLKYLKKDGFAIFLAPVNLLTSPQSQLLKHWLKGYAQVVALITLPDTIFGHPSNAKSIIVLQKQTDRPMETFVYPIRDLKLAENIHALMDNFKKWKLDNVN; this is translated from the coding sequence ATGAATTTTGAAAAAATTGAAGAAGCTTATCAGTTGCTTTTAGAGAATAGCCAACTGATTGAAAATGACTTAAAAACCCATATTTATGATGCCATTGTTGAACAAAACTCCTTTTATTTAGGGGCAGAGGGAGCCAGTCCTCAGGTGGCTCAAAACATTGATAAACTGAAAGCCTTGTGCCTGACAAAAGAAGAATGGCGCAGAGCCTACCAGTTTATTTTTATTAAGGCAGCTCAGACTGAACAACTGCAAGCCAACCATCAGTTCACACCAGATACTATTGGTTTTATTCTTCTCTATCTGTTGGAACAATTGAGCGATAAAGATAGCTTAGAGGTGCTTGAAATTGGGAGTGGAACAGGGAACCTAGCTCAAACCCTTCTCAACAACACGAGCAAGTCTCTTGATTATGTAGGAATTGAACTTGATGATCTCTTGATTGATTTGTCAGCCAGCATTGCAGAGGTGATGGATTCTTCAGCTCATTTTATTCAAGAAGATGCAGTAAGACCTCAATTATTGAAAGAAAGTGATGTTGTCATCAGTGACTTGCCAGTTGGCTATTATCCTAACGATGCTATTGCCAAACGTTACAAGGTGGCTAGTTCAGATGAGCATACGTATGCTCACCATTTATTAATGGAACAGTCTCTAAAATACTTGAAAAAAGATGGCTTTGCGATTTTTCTGGCACCAGTCAATTTATTGACGAGCCCTCAGAGCCAGTTATTGAAACATTGGTTAAAAGGATATGCTCAGGTGGTGGCTCTAATTACTCTACCAGACACCATTTTTGGTCATCCATCCAATGCCAAGTCTATTATTGTCTTGCAAAAACAAACAGACCGCCCAATGGAAACCTTTGTTTATCCAATTCGGGACTTGAAACTTGCAGAGAATATTCATGCTCTTATGGATAATTTCAAAAAGTGGAAACTGGATAATGTCAATTAA
- the comGG gene encoding competence type IV pilus minor pilin ComGG, with protein sequence MRFKTNLKAGILLYAMLMASVFLLVLQVYLSQMTQFHKEYQAQTAYVKARLMAEMIHQNPSQPSGHLSFKEGEATYTCRKGQQLITIDLGHKRRYQFQYPKRTEEEAKENTSRTNSSHLAPSSPLN encoded by the coding sequence ATGCGTTTCAAGACCAACCTTAAAGCGGGTATCCTCTTATATGCTATGTTGATGGCCAGTGTTTTTTTGTTGGTTTTACAAGTTTACCTATCCCAAATGACGCAGTTTCATAAGGAATATCAGGCACAAACAGCCTATGTGAAAGCCAGGTTAATGGCAGAAATGATTCATCAAAACCCTTCTCAACCTTCTGGTCATCTTTCTTTCAAAGAAGGAGAAGCCACTTATACTTGTCGAAAAGGACAACAACTTATTACTATCGACTTGGGTCACAAGAGGCGCTACCAGTTCCAATATCCTAAACGAACTGAGGAGGAAGCCAAAGAAAATACGAGCAGAACCAATTCTTCTCACTTAGCCCCCTCATCTCCTTTAAACTGA
- the comGF gene encoding competence type IV pilus minor pilin ComGF, protein MNKRTNRVRAFTFLEALIALLVISGSLLVYQGLTKTLLKHSHYLANHDQDHWLLFSQQLREELDGARFQKVTNNKLYIKKGKKTLALGQSKSHDFRKSASNGQGYQPMLFGLSHTKIQADQSYVSIKLKWKSGLERTFYYAFQDQP, encoded by the coding sequence TTGAACAAAAGGACAAATAGGGTTAGAGCGTTTACTTTTTTAGAAGCTTTAATTGCTCTGCTCGTTATATCAGGATCGCTATTAGTGTATCAAGGGCTAACTAAAACTCTCCTCAAGCACAGCCACTATCTGGCGAATCATGACCAAGATCATTGGCTTTTGTTTTCCCAGCAGTTACGTGAAGAATTAGATGGAGCTAGGTTTCAAAAAGTAACAAATAACAAACTCTATATTAAAAAGGGAAAGAAAACCTTAGCTTTAGGTCAATCTAAAAGCCATGATTTTCGGAAATCAGCTAGTAATGGTCAAGGTTACCAACCCATGTTATTTGGTCTGTCTCATACTAAAATTCAGGCAGACCAGTCCTATGTTAGCATTAAGTTAAAATGGAAAAGTGGCTTAGAAAGGACTTTTTATTATGCGTTTCAAGACCAACCTTAA
- the comGE gene encoding competence type IV pilus minor pilin ComGE, whose product MKGYIALESVMATGLLFSIVILVLTSLQQGQVALTHYRNQQEKLNLALMAVQTGREEVTLNGCHITVRRTEHQISIQDDKGEVIRIEQKDK is encoded by the coding sequence GTGAAAGGTTACATAGCCCTTGAAAGTGTGATGGCGACAGGGCTCTTATTTTCCATTGTTATCCTAGTTTTGACTAGTTTACAGCAAGGTCAGGTCGCCCTAACCCATTATCGCAATCAACAAGAAAAACTGAATTTGGCGCTGATGGCAGTACAGACAGGCCGTGAAGAAGTCACACTCAATGGCTGTCATATTACTGTTCGGAGAACGGAACATCAGATTAGTATTCAGGACGATAAAGGAGAAGTGATTAGGATTGAACAAAAGGACAAATAG
- the comGD gene encoding competence type IV pilus minor pilin ComGD gives MKKPVLMIKAFTLLETLLSLSVMSFIVLGLSFPVTSSYRRVQEHLFFTRFEHLYRHQQKVAILQQEKRVLTISSKEIRTEDEGLKVPDSIRVKSSRQLVLDHMGGNHSLTKLTFETGEQRLSYQFYLGSGNYQKTSERLHSP, from the coding sequence ATGAAAAAGCCAGTCTTAATGATTAAAGCTTTTACGCTACTTGAAACTTTACTGAGTCTGTCAGTGATGAGCTTTATCGTACTGGGCTTATCTTTTCCAGTGACAAGTAGTTATCGGAGAGTTCAAGAGCATTTATTTTTCACCCGTTTTGAGCACCTTTACCGGCATCAGCAAAAGGTGGCCATTTTACAGCAAGAAAAACGGGTTCTAACGATTTCTTCTAAAGAAATTAGGACAGAAGATGAGGGCTTAAAAGTACCTGATTCGATAAGGGTTAAAAGTAGTCGCCAGCTAGTCCTTGATCACATGGGAGGCAATCATTCGTTGACCAAGTTAACTTTTGAGACAGGGGAACAACGTCTCAGCTACCAATTTTATCTGGGGAGTGGAAATTATCAAAAAACAAGTGAAAGGTTACATAGCCCTTGA
- the comGC gene encoding competence type IV pilus major pilin ComGC — protein MTNQWNNLRHKKLKGFTLLEMLLVILVISVLMLLFVPNLSKQKDRVTETGHTAVVKLVENQAELYELSQGSKPSLSQLKEDGSITDKQEKAYRDYYGKHKDEKASLND, from the coding sequence ATGACAAACCAATGGAACAACTTACGACACAAGAAGCTAAAAGGATTTACTCTTCTTGAAATGTTATTGGTGATTCTTGTCATCAGTGTTTTGATGCTATTATTTGTGCCAAATTTAAGCAAGCAAAAAGACAGGGTTACCGAGACAGGTCATACCGCTGTTGTTAAATTAGTGGAGAATCAAGCGGAGCTATATGAATTATCTCAGGGTTCAAAACCAAGTTTGAGCCAACTGAAGGAAGATGGTAGCATCACTGACAAACAAGAAAAAGCTTATCGCGACTATTATGGCAAACATAAAGATGAAAAAGCCAGTCTTAATGATTAA
- the comGB gene encoding competence type IV pilus assembly protein ComGB produces MISYLQQDISVRNKQGLKKLSSKEQYKLIQLLTNLLSAGFQLTDIIAFLKKSQLVKLQYVLSMEDSLLKGRGLADMLAGLGFSDAILTQISLADGHGDIKKTLFNIQNYLKQMTQLKRKTIEVITYPIMLLLFLFVIMLGLRHYLVPQLEETNQITDFLNHFPTYFLGFGLALVLLLGVGWLRWRSQSRLNCLSHLSTFPFLGKLLQQYLTAYYAREWGTLIGQGLELPMILDIMATEKSSLMQELAEDIRASLLAGQAFPTKVATYPFFKKELSLMIEYGEIKSKLGQELEIYAQESWARFFSQLHQATQFIQPVIFLMIALIIVMIYAAILLPIYQDMGGLI; encoded by the coding sequence TTGATCAGTTACTTGCAGCAGGACATCTCAGTCCGAAACAAGCAAGGCTTGAAAAAATTGTCCAGTAAAGAGCAATATAAGCTTATTCAGTTGTTGACTAATCTTCTATCAGCAGGATTTCAGTTGACAGATATTATTGCTTTTTTAAAGAAAAGTCAGCTTGTGAAACTCCAGTATGTTCTTAGTATGGAAGATTCCCTTTTAAAGGGACGAGGCTTAGCAGATATGTTAGCTGGTCTGGGATTTTCGGATGCCATCTTGACTCAGATTAGCCTAGCAGATGGGCACGGAGATATTAAGAAGACGCTGTTTAACATTCAGAATTACCTGAAGCAAATGACCCAGCTCAAGCGAAAGACCATTGAAGTAATAACCTATCCAATAATGCTGTTGCTTTTTCTCTTTGTCATCATGCTAGGATTGAGACACTATTTAGTGCCCCAATTAGAAGAGACAAACCAAATAACTGACTTTCTCAATCATTTTCCGACCTACTTTTTGGGTTTTGGTTTGGCTCTTGTGTTACTTTTGGGAGTGGGGTGGCTGAGATGGCGGTCTCAAAGCCGTTTAAACTGTTTAAGCCACCTAAGCACCTTTCCCTTTCTGGGAAAACTATTACAACAATACCTAACCGCCTATTATGCAAGGGAATGGGGCACTTTGATAGGGCAGGGCCTTGAGTTACCGATGATTCTAGACATTATGGCAACCGAGAAATCCTCACTGATGCAAGAGTTGGCTGAGGATATTAGGGCTAGTTTACTGGCAGGACAGGCTTTTCCTACCAAAGTAGCCACTTACCCTTTCTTTAAAAAAGAATTAAGTTTGATGATTGAATATGGAGAAATCAAATCCAAACTAGGTCAGGAGCTTGAAATCTATGCTCAAGAAAGTTGGGCTCGCTTTTTCAGCCAGCTTCATCAAGCAACGCAGTTTATTCAACCAGTTATTTTTTTAATGATTGCCTTAATAATCGTCATGATTTATGCGGCAATCTTATTACCAATTTATCAAGATATGGGAGGCCTTATTTAA